One region of Brachybacterium saurashtrense genomic DNA includes:
- a CDS encoding LutC/YkgG family protein yields the protein MNEQRDARPTRTPGLSAKEEILGRVRAALAVPRRDEVTEAADVPRDYQRADDKQEVRTAPEKVRGVLVQRLEDYTATVHRTTAAEAPAVIAAALAGARSVVVPPALPEAWRAQVDADVVLDDGTATPRELDAIDAVLTGCHTAIALTGTLVLRGDGRGGRRAISLVPDHHVVVVEAEEVVLGVPKAIERMAEDPAAAWTMISGPSATSDIELDRVEGVHGPRRLEVVLIEPEPEQDPAQPTDPTTAQTAQEQTA from the coding sequence ATGAACGAGCAGCGGGACGCGCGTCCCACCCGCACCCCCGGCCTCAGCGCCAAGGAGGAGATCCTGGGCCGCGTGCGCGCCGCCCTGGCGGTGCCGCGCCGGGACGAGGTCACCGAGGCCGCGGATGTCCCCCGGGACTACCAGCGCGCCGACGACAAGCAGGAGGTGCGCACCGCCCCCGAGAAGGTGCGGGGCGTGCTGGTGCAGCGGCTGGAGGACTACACCGCGACGGTGCACCGCACCACCGCGGCCGAGGCCCCGGCCGTGATCGCCGCCGCGCTCGCCGGCGCCCGCTCGGTGGTGGTCCCGCCCGCGCTGCCGGAGGCATGGCGTGCGCAGGTGGACGCCGACGTGGTGCTCGACGACGGCACCGCGACCCCGCGCGAGCTCGACGCGATCGACGCGGTGCTCACCGGCTGCCACACGGCGATCGCGCTCACCGGCACGCTGGTGCTGCGCGGCGACGGGCGCGGCGGCCGCCGCGCGATCAGCCTGGTGCCCGACCACCACGTGGTCGTGGTGGAGGCGGAGGAGGTGGTGCTCGGCGTCCCCAAGGCGATCGAGCGGATGGCCGAGGACCCGGCCGCCGCCTGGACCATGATCTCCGGGCCCAGCGCGACCAGCGACATCGAGCTGGACCGCGTCGAGGGCGTGCACGGGCCGCGCCGCCTCGAGGTGGTGCTGATCGAGCCGGAGCCCGAGCAGGACCCCGCACAGCCGACCGACCCCACGACGGCGCAGACAGCACAGGAGCAGACCGCATGA